ACGTGGCGAACTTCAAGCCGTGGGACTGGAACTTCATCGCCGGGGTCTACCTGGACGATATCGACGCGGCGTTCCGCCAGGCACTGCTCAAGTCGCTGGCCTTGCTGCTGGGCATCGGCACGGTGATGACTGTCGTGGTGGTGCGCATCGCCAACGGCCTGCAAAAACAGCTGGGCGGAGAGCCGGCGCTGACTTCGCGCATTGCCGCGCGCATCGCGGAAGGCGACCTGGCCAGCGAAGTACACACCGCACCCGGCGACAACCACAGTGTGCTGTTCGCCATGCAGCAGATGCAAACCCGCCTGACCGGCGCCATCGGCAGCATCCGCGGCTCGGCGGATTCGATCGCCGGAGCGGCCAGGGAGATCGCCACCGGCAACGCCGACCTGTCGCGCCGCAGCGAAGAGCAAGCGGCGTCGCTGGAGCAAACCGCGGCCAGCATGGAGCAGCTCACCGGCACCGTGCGCCAGAGCGCCGACAACGCGCGCCAGGCCAGCCGCCTGGCCGAGGGCGCATCGGAGATCGCGGTGCGCGGCGGCGTCATCGTGGGCAAGGTGGTCAACACCATGGGCGAGATCAAGGCTGCCTCCGGCAAGGTGGTCGACATTATCGGCGTGATCGAAGGCATCGCCTTCCAGACCAATATCCTGGCGCTCAACGCCGCGGTGGAAGCCGCCCGCGCGGGCGACCAGGGCCGCGGCTTCGCGGTGGTAGCCGGCGAGGTACGCAGCCTGGCGCAGCGCAGCGCCACCGCCGCCAAGGAGATCAAGGCCTTGATCGGCAACTCCGCGCAGCGGGTGGATGAT
The Cupriavidus basilensis DNA segment above includes these coding regions:
- a CDS encoding methyl-accepting chemotaxis protein: MLERLSLRKKLLLPLLLSWVCLLGLTLWDAWQMRELRLAERKLDLAHVTETALSMVQSYEALGRTGKMPMEEAKQQALERVRAIRFGEDGYFTLMHSNAVVVMHPFKPEMNGKNMEDTKDPKGTYLFRDIAAIGKGAGQGYVQYLWAKPGAEAPQPKLSYVANFKPWDWNFIAGVYLDDIDAAFRQALLKSLALLLGIGTVMTVVVVRIANGLQKQLGGEPALTSRIAARIAEGDLASEVHTAPGDNHSVLFAMQQMQTRLTGAIGSIRGSADSIAGAAREIATGNADLSRRSEEQAASLEQTAASMEQLTGTVRQSADNARQASRLAEGASEIAVRGGVIVGKVVNTMGEIKAASGKVVDIIGVIEGIAFQTNILALNAAVEAARAGDQGRGFAVVAGEVRSLAQRSATAAKEIKALIGNSAQRVDDGSALVETAGQAMDEIVEAVKRVTDLMGEMRAATEEQTGGIEQVNQAVTQMDQMAQQNAALVEQAAAAAASLEDQADALHRAVGTFRLAGA